From a single Candidatus Thorarchaeota archaeon genomic region:
- a CDS encoding (Fe-S)-binding protein, translating to MAQIDIDELHEEMLQCRRCGLCREAVYEAKGFNGICPVWENTSGFETDAMRGKIMVALALVEGRLEKTAENAEALFQCTLCGNCTQICPAEFEPNRVIEQVRAILDVPIKVRDSLADNIFEKDNPYDEPADKKREWTRELDFSIPTTGETIYFAGCTAALRNPRVARNTARILHIAGIDFAVMENEPCCGSVMMRTGKMDKAVENAQEAAKRFKEAGVQRIIVSCAGCFKTLKKDYEELGIEMPEVVHVVDLAKELIEQGRLQPTDMDEEMTITYHDPCHLGREMNVYDSPRDILTAIPGVTLVEMETHHDKAKCCGAGGGLRSYDSDLSKRIAASRVKEAEATGADIIATACPFCETNLSSGAELAGIQLGTLDVVDILVKALESKTKK from the coding sequence ATGGCACAGATTGACATCGATGAACTTCATGAAGAGATGCTCCAGTGTCGCCGCTGTGGTCTCTGCCGAGAGGCGGTCTATGAGGCAAAAGGCTTCAATGGGATTTGCCCCGTCTGGGAGAATACAAGTGGATTTGAGACCGATGCCATGCGTGGCAAGATTATGGTAGCATTGGCGCTCGTAGAAGGACGACTCGAAAAGACAGCCGAGAATGCGGAGGCGTTATTCCAATGCACCCTGTGTGGAAACTGTACACAGATCTGCCCCGCAGAGTTCGAACCTAACAGAGTCATTGAACAAGTTCGAGCGATTCTTGATGTGCCTATCAAAGTGAGGGACTCGTTGGCGGACAATATCTTTGAGAAAGACAATCCGTATGATGAGCCTGCTGACAAAAAACGGGAATGGACCAGAGAACTTGACTTTTCGATCCCGACAACTGGTGAGACCATCTATTTTGCAGGTTGCACAGCAGCCCTTCGGAATCCGCGTGTTGCAAGGAACACTGCACGTATCCTTCACATCGCAGGCATAGACTTCGCCGTGATGGAGAATGAACCATGCTGCGGATCGGTCATGATGAGGACCGGAAAAATGGACAAGGCAGTGGAGAATGCCCAAGAGGCCGCTAAGAGATTCAAAGAGGCCGGAGTACAACGGATCATTGTCTCCTGCGCGGGTTGCTTCAAGACCTTGAAGAAGGACTATGAGGAACTTGGGATAGAGATGCCCGAGGTCGTCCATGTTGTAGATCTCGCCAAAGAACTCATTGAGCAGGGCAGACTTCAACCTACAGACATGGACGAGGAGATGACCATCACCTACCATGACCCCTGCCACCTCGGTCGTGAGATGAACGTTTACGACTCTCCAAGAGATATTCTCACGGCAATTCCAGGTGTCACTTTGGTCGAGATGGAAACACACCACGACAAAGCAAAGTGTTGTGGTGCGGGAGGTGGTCTTCGCTCCTACGACTCTGATCTCTCAAAACGAATTGCTGCAAGCAGAGTCAAAGAGGCTGAAGCAACAGGTGCGGATATTATCGCGACAGCATGCCCATTCTGTGAAACCAACCTTAGTTCGGGAGCCGAACTAGCAGGCATCCAACTTGGAACATTGGATGTGGTCGATATTCTGGTCAAGGCACTTGAGTCCAAGACCAAAAAATAA
- a CDS encoding phospholipase D-like domain-containing protein yields the protein MTLPFEKKFTYHVDNSDKTVTSAWFGREVKSWEIDLQSRVLMGGKSGGSLKRKVLEIITKSKEVIALCSFILGDKEIIDALMDAAGRDVRVYILTASEQRLRQSMSNDPDDLQERMRKEHESMLDLLAGTVLLRDAETHAKFIISDSKTDNRMGVLSTANFTTEAFEHPELGVVLNNAEISHLYKIFVSAWWTLAEHELLGKKRLNNIRPIVPPIDDDVDRLISQIGSFRITFPHRKTSLREEIIRLIRESATTIYISTYGISDDDDEVYTQLEDALASGKSVNLLIRPRAKTTPIVERLVRKGAEVRGLDWLHAKVVVSDTVKGVNALIMTANLEKISLQDGYEVGFILPKRHAVTLLKIIKHWWDNANWDYALSRRYRDCVGKYMIFHNGQPEQRTIKKKRVVDLGEIALADLADYYSFRPNFPETNDAIAVTYQWKITPPILPSICKPITDSKYPHLSLWERKKGKLYIAIKSEKELKEVLSVDRPPNAKIVLHTE from the coding sequence ATGACTCTGCCATTTGAAAAGAAATTTACATACCATGTTGACAATAGTGACAAGACTGTAACCTCAGCATGGTTCGGACGTGAAGTAAAGTCTTGGGAAATTGATTTGCAGTCACGGGTACTTATGGGTGGGAAGAGCGGTGGATCTCTAAAACGAAAAGTTTTGGAAATTATAACCAAGTCTAAAGAAGTCATTGCACTCTGCTCATTTATTCTGGGTGACAAGGAAATCATTGATGCATTAATGGATGCTGCTGGTCGAGATGTACGTGTATATATTTTGACTGCATCAGAGCAAAGACTACGACAATCCATGTCTAACGATCCTGATGACTTACAGGAACGAATGAGAAAAGAGCACGAATCTATGTTGGATTTGCTTGCTGGAACCGTCTTGCTTAGAGATGCAGAAACACATGCCAAATTCATTATTTCTGATTCAAAGACCGACAATCGTATGGGTGTTCTTTCTACAGCCAATTTTACAACTGAGGCCTTTGAACATCCCGAGTTAGGAGTGGTTCTAAACAATGCAGAAATATCCCATCTCTACAAGATTTTTGTTTCTGCTTGGTGGACTTTAGCAGAGCATGAACTACTTGGTAAAAAACGTTTGAATAACATCCGACCTATTGTGCCCCCTATTGATGATGATGTAGACAGATTGATTTCTCAAATTGGTTCCTTTAGGATAACATTTCCCCACCGCAAGACTTCCCTGCGTGAAGAAATCATACGACTGATTCGAGAGAGTGCTACAACTATTTACATTTCAACCTACGGAATCTCAGACGATGACGATGAAGTATATACACAGCTTGAAGATGCTCTAGCATCGGGTAAATCAGTAAATCTTCTTATCCGACCTAGGGCAAAAACGACTCCGATTGTAGAACGGCTCGTACGTAAAGGCGCAGAAGTCAGAGGCCTAGACTGGTTGCATGCAAAAGTAGTTGTTTCGGATACGGTCAAAGGTGTGAATGCTCTGATAATGACCGCTAATCTTGAGAAAATTAGTTTGCAGGATGGATATGAGGTGGGTTTCATCCTGCCGAAACGTCATGCAGTTACACTCTTGAAGATTATAAAACATTGGTGGGATAATGCGAATTGGGACTACGCTCTATCAAGAAGGTATCGTGACTGCGTAGGAAAGTATATGATTTTTCATAATGGCCAACCTGAACAACGTACAATCAAAAAGAAGCGTGTCGTAGATCTTGGTGAAATTGCCCTAGCTGACCTTGCGGATTATTATTCGTTCAGACCTAATTTTCCTGAAACAAATGATGCCATTGCGGTGACGTATCAATGGAAGATTACTCCACCAATTCTACCCTCAATATGCAAGCCAATTACTGATTCTAAATATCCACATCTATCACTATGGGAGCGGAAAAAAGGGAAGTTGTACATTGCCATTAAATCAGAGAAGGAACTCAAAGAGGTGTTGAGTGTTGATCGTCCTCCAAATGCTAAAATTGTACTTCATACCGAGTAA
- a CDS encoding single-stranded DNA-binding protein → MSEVREPVLATVSELKPRMKNLTVSFKVIEKGEAREVVSRKDQSTHRVLDAVVGDGTAIVTMPLWDDTIDQVESEKSYKLENGYTTLFQGHLRLNIGRYGVLSEAEEPIETVNTELDMSEQEHERPERRYYSGGRRDSYGGYGGGSRGGDYRGRGGRDRRGGRDRGRGRRY, encoded by the coding sequence ATGAGTGAAGTTAGAGAGCCCGTTTTGGCTACTGTTTCAGAACTGAAACCGAGAATGAAAAATCTCACAGTATCGTTCAAAGTTATTGAGAAAGGTGAAGCCCGCGAGGTGGTCTCACGTAAGGATCAGAGCACCCATCGAGTGCTTGATGCAGTTGTCGGTGATGGGACCGCAATTGTTACAATGCCACTCTGGGATGATACCATTGACCAAGTTGAGAGCGAAAAGAGCTACAAGTTGGAGAATGGCTATACTACCCTCTTCCAAGGACACCTCCGATTGAATATTGGCAGATATGGTGTTCTCAGTGAGGCTGAGGAACCGATTGAGACCGTAAATACGGAACTTGATATGTCTGAACAGGAGCACGAGCGTCCTGAACGCCGCTATTACTCTGGAGGAAGACGTGATTCCTACGGTGGGTACGGTGGCGGTTCTCGCGGCGGTGACTATCGCGGTCGTGGCGGTCGAGATCGACGCGGCGGCAGGGACAGAGGCCGTGGAAGACGCTACTAG